Proteins found in one Desulfosoma sp. genomic segment:
- a CDS encoding exodeoxyribonuclease VII small subunit, giving the protein MTFAETQSKAKRKKTESFEEAMKRLEEIVEKLEKGDLPLEVAMEAFSEGVGLVRLCHEKLEEAEKKVQMLVQGEDGRWIATPFDKPPEENES; this is encoded by the coding sequence ATGACGTTTGCTGAAACTCAAAGCAAAGCCAAGCGAAAAAAAACGGAAAGTTTTGAAGAGGCGATGAAACGCCTGGAAGAAATCGTGGAAAAGCTGGAAAAGGGCGACTTACCCTTGGAAGTTGCAATGGAAGCTTTCAGTGAAGGCGTGGGGCTTGTACGGTTGTGCCACGAAAAGCTGGAAGAGGCGGAAAAGAAAGTGCAGATGTTGGTTCAGGGAGAAGACGGGCGTTGGATTGCCACCCCTTTTGACAAGCCGCCGGAAGAAAACGAATCCTAA
- a CDS encoding polyprenyl synthetase family protein: MKSFDVKAYLAEKRKAVDEALERFFPPSSGLEKTVVEAARYSLFAGGKRLRPILCLAAAEVVDGSQDAVMPAACALEMVHTYSLIHDDLPAMDNDDFRRGRPTNHRVYGEAVAILAGDLLLTEAFGLLAAPVGSQAALVPAGKRLEAVAILARASGAQGMIAGQIIDLESETREVDLPTVEYMHIRKTGALISASLEIGAVFSNASQEALHALTRYGRHLGLAFQITDDLLDVEGDPQVMGKSTGSDAAKNKKTYPALLGLGRTKEIAREHVEEAVKALDGFDRKADPLRALARYLLVRKA, from the coding sequence GTGAAATCCTTTGATGTTAAAGCTTATCTGGCTGAAAAACGAAAGGCGGTGGATGAGGCCCTAGAACGATTCTTTCCACCATCGTCGGGCCTGGAAAAAACCGTGGTGGAAGCCGCCCGCTACAGTCTGTTTGCTGGAGGTAAACGGCTTCGTCCCATTCTGTGCCTGGCAGCCGCCGAAGTGGTGGATGGGTCCCAGGATGCCGTCATGCCTGCGGCATGTGCTCTGGAAATGGTCCATACCTATTCTTTAATCCACGATGATCTTCCGGCCATGGATAACGACGACTTTCGACGAGGCCGTCCTACGAACCATCGAGTGTATGGAGAAGCCGTTGCCATCCTTGCCGGAGATCTTTTGCTGACGGAAGCCTTCGGCCTTCTGGCGGCCCCTGTAGGCTCTCAAGCTGCTTTGGTGCCGGCTGGAAAACGTCTGGAAGCTGTGGCCATTCTGGCGCGGGCTTCCGGAGCTCAAGGCATGATTGCCGGCCAGATCATCGACCTGGAATCGGAAACCCGGGAAGTGGATCTTCCCACGGTGGAATACATGCACATTCGCAAAACAGGGGCTCTTATCAGCGCTTCTTTGGAAATTGGCGCCGTCTTTTCCAACGCTTCCCAGGAAGCTCTCCATGCCCTCACACGGTACGGAAGGCACTTGGGGTTAGCGTTTCAGATCACGGACGATCTCTTGGACGTGGAAGGGGATCCTCAGGTCATGGGAAAATCGACGGGATCCGATGCAGCCAAGAACAAGAAGACCTATCCGGCCCTTTTGGGCCTCGGCCGCACTAAAGAAATTGCTCGAGAACACGTGGAAGAGGCCGTGAAGGCGTTGGACGGATTCGACCGTAAAGCCGACCCTTTACGGGCTTTAG